TGCGCCTGCACGTGCCGCTCCCCCAGCCTGTGTCCATGTCCGCGTCCGCCGGGCAGTTCGCCGTCACCGAGCGCGGGCTCACCGCCGAGGGCGGTTGGGGCGAGTTCCCGCTCCCGACGTTCCCGGCCGGCTCCTTCGTCTCGGCCGGCCCCGCCACCGTCCTGCTCGACCACACCGGCGAGTACGAACTCGTCGACGACGGCAGCGAACTCGCCATCACCCTGCTACGCGCCATCGGCTCGATCAGCGTCAACATCCACCCTCTGCGCGACGAACCCGCGGCAAGCGAAATTCCCGTTCCGGGGGCGCAGGACCTCGGCATGCGGATCGAGAACCGCTTCGCCATCGTGCCCTCGGCAGCAGGCTGGCAGGGGGCGAACGCGGTCGCCCTGGCCGAGGAGTTCCGCAACGACGTACTCGTCACCCGCGGGACCGCACCCAGCTCCAGCCCGCTGCCGCCCAGCGCCGACGGCCTACAGGTCGACGGCCGCGACGTGCACGTCTCGTCGATCCGCCGCGTCACCGACGACACGCGCACTACCGGAACCGAGGTGCGCTTGGCCGCGATGAGCGACACGGCGTCGGCCGTCCGCGTGACCGGTGCGTTCACCGAGGCCACCACGGTGGACCTGCTCGGCAGGCCGATCTCCGAGCCGGTGCCCGCGCCCGGCACGCTCGAACTCGACCTCGGGCCCTGGGAAATCCGAACCGTCGTGCTCAGGTGACCAACGAAAGTCGTGCTCAGGTGACCAACCGAAATCGGCAGCGCCCGCGCCTGATCCCCCACGCTCTCAAGAAAGTTGTGACCTCTTGACTTCCGAGCTTTCCGCGTTCGTTTCGGACATTGCCCCTGGGCGCGGCGCACTGCGCCCGGCACGCTCGTGGCTGCACTCCGACGCCCCGTCTCTCTCCCTGAACGGGTCCTGGCGCTTTCGTCTGTCCCCCACGGCATCGGTGGCACAGGACTTCGCCGCCGAGGGCTTCGACGACCAGCAGTGGGACAGCATCCCGGTGCCGTCCCACTGGGTGCTCCAGGGTGACGGAGCGTACGGTCGGCCGATCTACACGAATATCCAGTTCCCGTTTCCGATCGACCCTCCCCATGTTCCGGACGAGAATCCCACCGGCGACTACCGCCGCCATTTCCATGTGCCTGCGGAATGGTCGGCGGCCGATCGGATCGTGCTGCGGTTCGACGGGGTCGAATCGCTCTTCAGGGTGTGGGTGAACGGTGAGGAGATCGGCAGCGCCAGCGGCAGCCGACTCGCCCACGAATTCGACGTGACCTCCGCCGTCCGCCCGGGCGACAACGTCGTAGCGGTACGAGTGCACCAGTGGTCCGCGGCCAGCTATGTCGAGGACCAGGACCAGTGGTGGCTCCCCGGCATCTTCCGCGACGTCACCCTCCTCGTCCGGCCGGTCGGAGGCATCGAGGACGTCTGGCTGCGCACCGGTTTCGACGAGGGGCAGGGGCGTCTCGACCCCGAAGTCGTCGCCGACTCGGCGGCATTCCCCCTGACCCTGCACATTCCCGAACTCGGCATCGAGCAGGTGTGGAGTTCCGCAGCCGACGTAAAACCCCTCTCCGTTGGCGGCGTGCAGCCATGGTCGGCCGAGCAGCCCCGCCTGTATGACGCGACGGTGTCTTCGGCCTCCGAACGCATCGCGCTTCGCGTGGGCTTCCGCACGGTCGAGATCCGCGGGGATCAGTTCCTGGTCAACGGCCACCGTGTCGTGTTCCACGGTGTGAACCGCCATGAGGCTCATCCCGAGCGCGGCCGTGTCTTCGACGAGGAACACGCCCGCGAGGACCTGGCTCGCATGAAGCGGTTCAACGTAAACGCGATACGCACCAGCCACTACCCACCGCATCCCCGACTTCTCGACCTCGCCGACGAACTCGGATTCTGGGTCATCCTCGAATGCGACCTGGAGACGCACGGCTTCGACAAGGTCGGCTGGGCCGGCAATCCGAGCGACGACCCCGCCTGGCGCGAGGCCCTTCTTGACCGCATCCAGCGAACCGTCGAACGCGACAAGAACCATCCCAGCATCGTGATCTGGTCGCTCGGCAACGAGGCAGGCACGGGCGGCAACCTCGCAGCCATGTCGGCTTGGGTGCACGCACGCGACGCCGAACGCCCAGTGCACTACGAGGGCGACTACACCGGTGACTACACCGACATCTACTCGCGCATGTACACATCAGTGGCGGAGACCGAGGAGATCGGCGCCGAGGGAGCCCGGACGACCCTGTTCAACTGCACCCCGTCCCAGAGCCTCCGCCAGCGCACCAAGCCGTTCCTGCTGTGCGAGTACGCACACGCCATGGGCAACGGGCCGGGCGCCCTCGACGAGTACGAAGCACTCGTGCACCGGCATCCCCGACTGCACGGCGGCTTCGTATGGGAGTGGCGCGATCACGGCATCCTGGCCGCAACCCCGGACGGGACGCCGTACTACGCCTACGGCGGTGACTTCGCGGAAGTCGTGCACGACGGGAACTTCGTCATGGACGGCATGCTGCTGAGCAACGACGTCCCCACACCCAGCCTCCACGAGTACAAGGCGGTCACCCAGCCGATCCGCTTCACCTTCGACGCCGACAAAGTCGCGATCTCCAATCTGCGGCACTCGGCCGACACGTCCGACCTGCGCTTCCGCTGGCGCGTCGAACACGACGGAACTCCGGTGGCTTCCGGCGACTTGGATGTCCCCGTCGTCACAGCGGGCGGGTCAGGGTGGGCCCGGCTGCCGCACGTCGCGGTGTCGCCCGACGCCGAGACATGGCTCACGATCGACACGGTGCTGGCAGCCGCAACCGCCTGGGCACCCGAGGGCCACCTGGTCGCAACGGCCCAACTCGACTACTCGGTACGCCGTCCCGCCCCCGCTGTCCGGCCGCGGAAGGACTGGCATTCGGGCAACGGAACGCTCACGCTCGGCATCGCGGAGTTCCGCAACGGATCCCTGGCCGGGCTCGCGGGCCGCGCCGTGACGGGCCCACGGCTGGAGCTGTTCCGTGCGCCGACCGACAACGACGAAAGCGCCTCCGACGGCGTCGCGGGCAGCGACGCCAGCATTCCCGAGGTCTCCCATGCCGAGTTGTGGCGGAGCGAGGGACTCGACCGCCTGACCAGCCGCCGTCTGTCGGTGTCACACGCCGCGGATGCCCTGCGCACCCTCGACAAGGTCTCCGCGGCGAACTCCGCAGCGTTCGTCATGGTCGAGTCCGTCTGGTCACTCGAAGAAGGCGAACTGGAACTGCGTGTGGAGATCGAGCCGTCCAGCGGCTGGCGCACCGTGTGGCCGCGGATCGGGATCCGCTTCGACCTGCCCGACGGCAACGCCCCCATCGACGGCGCCGAGTGGTTCGGTCTGGGCCCGCTCGAGTCCTACCCCGACAGTCTGCGCGCGGCACGCACGGGCCGGTTCGCCTCCACCATCGAGGACCTCACGGTCGACTACGCCCGTCCTCAGGAGAGCGGGCACCGCTCCCGACTGCGCCGGCTGACCCTGTCGAGTGGCGACGCCGAGGTACTGCGCCTGGAGGCATTGCCCGACCTGAACGGGCACCTCCCGGGCTACACCTTGAGCCGCCATACGCCCCAACAGATCGCGAAGGCCCGCCACGCCTTCGAGCTTCCCGAATCGACGACGAGTCACTTGACCATCGACGCGGCCCAGCACGGCCTCGGCTCACGCGCCTGCGGACCCGACGTCCAGCCCGAGTTCGCACTCCGCCCACAGGCACGCACGATCAGGCTCCGGTTCGGAGGCTCCGGTCGGTGATACCGGCCTCGTCAGGCGGTCGTCACCGACAGTCCGTCCGGTGCTGAGACGTTCACCGACCCGTCCGCCGTCAATGTGACGTCCAGCCGGTCCCCGGTGACCTGGAGTCCGTTGAGGGTCAGCGGGCCGTAGTTCCGGGCGAACGTGGGGGCCACGGTGAGCGTGCCGGCCGGGACGTCGGCGTCCAGGCCCAGGGCCGCCCGGAGAACGAGGACCGAGGATGCGGCCGCCCATGCCTGGGGCCGGCAGGACGCCGGGTAGGGGGCGGGCGCCGTACCCGCGCCGGTGCCGTGGCCAGCGAAGAGTTCGGGAAGGCGGGCATCGAATGCCGCCGACGCCGCCAGCAGACCGTCCGCCAGGGATGCGGCGGCGTCAGGGAAGCCCGCCCGGACGAGGCCGTGGACGGCGATCGCGGTGTCGTGCGGCCAGATCGAGCCGACGTGGTAGCCGTAGGGGTTGTAGCCCACCGCGTCGCTGCTCAGCGTGCGCAGGCCCTGTCCCGCGTCGAGGTCGGGGCCGGTGAGACGGGCGGCCAGCAACGCGCTCTCCTCCGCGTTGAGCAGCCCGGTGCCGAGCAGGTGGCCGAAGCCGGAGGTGACGGAGTCGACCGGCCTGCCGTCGCCGTCCAGCGCGACCGCCGGGAAGGGGCCCCTCTCATCCCGTACCCAGAAGCGCTCGCGGAAGCGGACGGCGAGCTGGTCCGCCCAGTCCTCCCAGGCGTCCGCGCCCGGCCTCCCGAACGCGCTCAGCAGCGCGGCCCCGGCCCGGGCGGCCTCGTAGGCGTACGCCTGCACCTCGCACAGGGCGATCGGCGCGTGGGCGCGACCGCCGTCGCGGTAGCGGATGGAGTCGTCGGAGTCCTTCCAGCCCTGGTTGGACAGCCCGTGACCGGTCTGGTCGACGTACTTGAGGAAGCCGTCGCCTCCTACGTCCGCCGCATCGCGCATCCACGCCAGCGCCGCCTCGGCGTGCGGCAGCAGCTCCTCCACCTCGACCGGGGCGAGGCCCCAGCGCCAGGCGTCGTGGAGCAGGGTGATCCACAGCGGGGTGGCGTCCACTGTGCCGTAGTACACCGGCGGGAGGGACAGCCGGTCCGCCAGCTGGAGGGTGTCGCGGCGCACCTCGTGGAGGATCTTGCCCGGCTGCTCCTCCGTGGCCGGGTCCGTGACGGCGCCCTGACGGCGGGCCAGCGTACGCAGCGTGCCGGCGGCGAGATCGCTGCCGAGCGGGAGGAGCATGCGGGCGGCCCAGATCGCGTCGCGGCCGAAGAGGGTGAGGAACCAGGGCGCGCCGGCGGCCAGGAACTGGTCCGGCCGGTCGGGTGCGGGCGACTGGCGGTCCGTCAGGCGCAGTCGGTCCAGGTCGGCGAGGGACTGTTGCAGCCACTGGTCGAGGCGGCGGTCCGCGCTGCGCAGGGCCGGGACACGCCAGGGCAGTTGGTCCTGGAGGGGCGCCGGGAACTGGTCGCCGTCCACGTACCCCGCCGTGCAGTTGAGCGTCACGCTCCAGGAGGTGGCGGGCTTGAGGTCGATGTCGTACGACAGCTCGCCCGACGGCACCTGGATTGCATCCGGCGCGGGCTCGGCGGCCAGGCGTACTTCGAAGTCGTCCGCGGACCAGGAGAGGGCGATGGTCTCGCCGGCCGGGACCTCGGGCGGCGCCTCCTCGACCTCCTGCCCCGACTTGACCTGCTCCATGGTGGCGAGGTCCGTGCCGGCTCGCACCGTCAGCCGGAAGCGGACCTGCTCACTGCCCGAGTTGGTGACTTCGAAGACCTCCTCCAGGCGGCCGTCGGCCGTGGCACGGCGGCGGTGCAGGGCAACGGCCGGGTCCGCGGTCACCTCACCGAGCCCGCGCAGGATCGTCCGGAACCCGGCGCGGTCCGCGCCCTGCAGCCCGCCGTGGACCGGCGCCAGGGCGATGCCCTCGGCCATGACGGTCAGTCGGGACAGCGCCCTTCGGTCACCGTGGTAGAAGCCGTCCGCACCTGCGCTGAGCTGCCCGTCCGCACGCGAGATCACGAGACTGGGCGCGTGCAGCGTGACGACCGTGTCATGCAGGAACGGCTGCAGGCCGCCGGTCGCGGAGGGGGAGACCGTGACGGCGCCGTTCGTGTCCTGGGGCTTGACAGTGGAGTCCAAGGGAGTAGAACCTCTCAGCGTTGGATCGTTAAAACGACAGTAAGCCAGTCGTCAGAGCCAGCACAACGCATATTGGAACGCTAAAACGAAGTCCGTATCTCTTCTGCAAGTCGGAGAGTCGCATGCCCCGCTCCAGCAGCAGTTCCTCGGCCAAGGGTGGCCCGGTGACCCTTGCGATGGTCGCCCGCCGGGCCGGGGTCTCGTCGCAAACCGTGTCGAACGCGATCAACTCGCCAGACATGCTGCGACCCGAGACCCTGGAGCGGGTCCGCCGCGTGATCGACGAGATGGGCTACCGGCCCAGCCGCGCGGCACAGACGCTGCGTACCCGCTCCAGCAAGCTGATCGGGTACGGCATCCAGCCCACTCCGGCCAGTTCACCGGTACTGGACCGGTTCCTGCACGCCTTGTCGCAGGCCGCAGACGACGCGGGTTACCGGATCCTGCTGTTCGCCTCCCCGCCCGGCGGTCCGACCCTCGCGGGGTACGAGGAACTCCTCGACCAGCACGAGGTCGACGGCTTCGTCCTCAGCGGCACCGAGCGCGGCGACCCGCGCCAGGCGTGGCTCGCCAGGCGCGGCGTGCCGTTCGTCGGCTTCGGCCGCATGTGGTCGGGACGGCAGATCGGCGACTGGGTCGACGTCGACGGCGCCGCGGGCACGGACGCCGCGGTGGAGCACCTGGTCTCCCTCGGGCATCGCAAGATCGCCTTCCTGGGCTGGGAACGCGGCTCTTCCGGCGCCGGTGACGACCGTGCCGAGGGCTGGCAGCGGGCGATGCACCGGCACGGGCTGGCGACTCGCGGGCGACGCGCGCAGAGCGTGAACGACATCGACGCCGCCCGCACGGCCGTGAAACCGCTCCTGGACGCGGGCGTGACCGCCGTGATCGCAGCCAGCGACATGCTGGCGCTCGGCTGCTATCAGACGCTGCGTGAGCGCGGTGCCTCCCCCGGCCTGGACGTCTCCGTCGTCGGCTTCGACGACTCACCGACGGCCGGGATCCTTTTCCCCGCGCTGGCCTCCGTCGCACAGCCGCTGGAGGAGGTCGGCCGGCAGTGCGTACGGCTGCTCCTGGCGCGCATCGCCACTCGCGACGCGGTGCCGGAGCGCCTGCTGCTGGAGCCGTCGCTGATCGTGCGCGACAGCGTTCGTGCGCCAGGCGGCGGTGACGCGGCAGAGGCCGACTTAGCCAACTAGCAACCGCCCCAGTCCAGTTGCGGCCGCTTCCGCCAAACAGCCGCAATCCTCCCTTGCCGGGCCGAGCGGAAGCCGGTGGCTCTCCCTCGTGCACGACCTCGCCTTCGAGGTCTCGAAGGCCATCTTCTTTACTCCTCCCCCATCCCGGATCCGCGCCCGCGCGCCGACCGGTGGAGCCGCACGCCAGACCCCTACCCTCGGAGGATTTCCATGGTCAACCGTACGGCCGCCGCCGCCCTCGTCACCTGCGCGGCACTGCTGGCCGCCACAGGCTGCTCGTCGGGCTTCGACAGCGGCAAGAAGACAGAGCAGGACTCCAGCACCAAGCAGCATCTGACCGTGCTGATAGCCAGCTCCGGCGACGCGGAGACCAAGGCCGTCAAGGACGCGGCTGCGGCGTACTCGAAGGAGTCCGGGAACTCGGTGACCGTGGACGTCGCCAAGGACATCAACCAGCAGCTTGCCCAGTCCTTCGCCGGGCACAAGCCGCCGGACGCCTTCTACGTCAACTCCGACCAGTTCGCCAACTACGCCAAGGGCGGCTCTCTGCACGCCTACGGCGACCAGGTCGAGGACGTCGACGACTTCTCCGAACAGCTGCGCGCCTCCTTCACGTACGACGGGAAGTTGGTGTGCCTGCCCAAGGACACCTCCACTCTCGCCCTCGCGATCAACACGGACCTCTGGAAGGGCGCCGGGCTGACCGCCAGGGACTATCCGACGACCTGGGCCCAGTTGAAGGCGGTCGCCGCGAAACTGACCTCCGGCAAGGTCACCGGGCTGGTCACCAACGGCGAGTACGCGCGGGTCGGCGTCTTCATGAAGGAGGCAGGCGGCTGGATAACCGACGCCGACCAGACGAAGATGACCGCCGACTCCGCGCAGAACGCCGAAGCGCTCGCGTACGTGCGGTCCCTGCTCAAGTCCGGCTCCATGAAGTACGCCAACCAGGTCGACGCCAACTGGGGCGGCGAGGCCCTCGGCAAGGGCAAGGCCGCGATGACCATCGAGGGCAACTGGCTCACCGGCGGCATGAAGGCCGACTACCCCGACGTGAAGTACACGGTGGTCCCGCTGCCCGCCGGCCCGTCCGGCAAGGGCACGCTCGCCTTCAGTCAGTGCTGGGGCGTGGCCAAGGACAGCGCCCACCAGGCAGCGGCCGTCGACCTGGTCAAGTACCTCACCACCAGCGCGCAGCAGGTGAAGAACGCCGACGCCTTCGGGGTGATGCCCTCGCGCACCAGCGCGCAGGCCGAGTACGCCAAGCAGAATCCTTCCGCCAAGGCGTGGGTCGACGCCAGTGCCTACGCGCAGGGCCCGGTGACCATCGCCGGATTCGACAAGGTTCTCACCCAGTTCAACACCGACCTCGCCGCGCTGAACACCGCCGACCCGAAGAAGATCCTCGCCGACCTCCAGCGCAACGGCGAACAGGCCCTCACGAAGGGCGAATGAGCCGCCATGTCTCCCCGTGACACCAGTCCCACGGTGACCGGCGGCAGCTTCCGGACGGCCGACTCGCCGGGCGCACCTGACGCGCCCGGCGGGCCCGGCCCGGCCGCGGCGCCCCGCACCGGGCCCGCCCCGCGCGTGGGGCGCCGTACCGAAGGAGCCTGGGGCTGGTTGTTCGTCAGCCCCATGGTGATCGTCCTCGGTCTGTTCCTG
The DNA window shown above is from Streptomyces chartreusis and carries:
- a CDS encoding glycoside hydrolase family 2 TIM barrel-domain containing protein; protein product: MTSELSAFVSDIAPGRGALRPARSWLHSDAPSLSLNGSWRFRLSPTASVAQDFAAEGFDDQQWDSIPVPSHWVLQGDGAYGRPIYTNIQFPFPIDPPHVPDENPTGDYRRHFHVPAEWSAADRIVLRFDGVESLFRVWVNGEEIGSASGSRLAHEFDVTSAVRPGDNVVAVRVHQWSAASYVEDQDQWWLPGIFRDVTLLVRPVGGIEDVWLRTGFDEGQGRLDPEVVADSAAFPLTLHIPELGIEQVWSSAADVKPLSVGGVQPWSAEQPRLYDATVSSASERIALRVGFRTVEIRGDQFLVNGHRVVFHGVNRHEAHPERGRVFDEEHAREDLARMKRFNVNAIRTSHYPPHPRLLDLADELGFWVILECDLETHGFDKVGWAGNPSDDPAWREALLDRIQRTVERDKNHPSIVIWSLGNEAGTGGNLAAMSAWVHARDAERPVHYEGDYTGDYTDIYSRMYTSVAETEEIGAEGARTTLFNCTPSQSLRQRTKPFLLCEYAHAMGNGPGALDEYEALVHRHPRLHGGFVWEWRDHGILAATPDGTPYYAYGGDFAEVVHDGNFVMDGMLLSNDVPTPSLHEYKAVTQPIRFTFDADKVAISNLRHSADTSDLRFRWRVEHDGTPVASGDLDVPVVTAGGSGWARLPHVAVSPDAETWLTIDTVLAAATAWAPEGHLVATAQLDYSVRRPAPAVRPRKDWHSGNGTLTLGIAEFRNGSLAGLAGRAVTGPRLELFRAPTDNDESASDGVAGSDASIPEVSHAELWRSEGLDRLTSRRLSVSHAADALRTLDKVSAANSAAFVMVESVWSLEEGELELRVEIEPSSGWRTVWPRIGIRFDLPDGNAPIDGAEWFGLGPLESYPDSLRAARTGRFASTIEDLTVDYARPQESGHRSRLRRLTLSSGDAEVLRLEALPDLNGHLPGYTLSRHTPQQIAKARHAFELPESTTSHLTIDAAQHGLGSRACGPDVQPEFALRPQARTIRLRFGGSGR
- a CDS encoding glycogen debranching N-terminal domain-containing protein, with translation MDSTVKPQDTNGAVTVSPSATGGLQPFLHDTVVTLHAPSLVISRADGQLSAGADGFYHGDRRALSRLTVMAEGIALAPVHGGLQGADRAGFRTILRGLGEVTADPAVALHRRRATADGRLEEVFEVTNSGSEQVRFRLTVRAGTDLATMEQVKSGQEVEEAPPEVPAGETIALSWSADDFEVRLAAEPAPDAIQVPSGELSYDIDLKPATSWSVTLNCTAGYVDGDQFPAPLQDQLPWRVPALRSADRRLDQWLQQSLADLDRLRLTDRQSPAPDRPDQFLAAGAPWFLTLFGRDAIWAARMLLPLGSDLAAGTLRTLARRQGAVTDPATEEQPGKILHEVRRDTLQLADRLSLPPVYYGTVDATPLWITLLHDAWRWGLAPVEVEELLPHAEAALAWMRDAADVGGDGFLKYVDQTGHGLSNQGWKDSDDSIRYRDGGRAHAPIALCEVQAYAYEAARAGAALLSAFGRPGADAWEDWADQLAVRFRERFWVRDERGPFPAVALDGDGRPVDSVTSGFGHLLGTGLLNAEESALLAARLTGPDLDAGQGLRTLSSDAVGYNPYGYHVGSIWPHDTAIAVHGLVRAGFPDAAASLADGLLAASAAFDARLPELFAGHGTGAGTAPAPYPASCRPQAWAAASSVLVLRAALGLDADVPAGTLTVAPTFARNYGPLTLNGLQVTGDRLDVTLTADGSVNVSAPDGLSVTTA
- a CDS encoding LacI family DNA-binding transcriptional regulator, translating into MPRSSSSSSAKGGPVTLAMVARRAGVSSQTVSNAINSPDMLRPETLERVRRVIDEMGYRPSRAAQTLRTRSSKLIGYGIQPTPASSPVLDRFLHALSQAADDAGYRILLFASPPGGPTLAGYEELLDQHEVDGFVLSGTERGDPRQAWLARRGVPFVGFGRMWSGRQIGDWVDVDGAAGTDAAVEHLVSLGHRKIAFLGWERGSSGAGDDRAEGWQRAMHRHGLATRGRRAQSVNDIDAARTAVKPLLDAGVTAVIAASDMLALGCYQTLRERGASPGLDVSVVGFDDSPTAGILFPALASVAQPLEEVGRQCVRLLLARIATRDAVPERLLLEPSLIVRDSVRAPGGGDAAEADLAN
- a CDS encoding sugar ABC transporter substrate-binding protein, translating into MVNRTAAAALVTCAALLAATGCSSGFDSGKKTEQDSSTKQHLTVLIASSGDAETKAVKDAAAAYSKESGNSVTVDVAKDINQQLAQSFAGHKPPDAFYVNSDQFANYAKGGSLHAYGDQVEDVDDFSEQLRASFTYDGKLVCLPKDTSTLALAINTDLWKGAGLTARDYPTTWAQLKAVAAKLTSGKVTGLVTNGEYARVGVFMKEAGGWITDADQTKMTADSAQNAEALAYVRSLLKSGSMKYANQVDANWGGEALGKGKAAMTIEGNWLTGGMKADYPDVKYTVVPLPAGPSGKGTLAFSQCWGVAKDSAHQAAAVDLVKYLTTSAQQVKNADAFGVMPSRTSAQAEYAKQNPSAKAWVDASAYAQGPVTIAGFDKVLTQFNTDLAALNTADPKKILADLQRNGEQALTKGE